A single window of Ananas comosus cultivar F153 linkage group 19, ASM154086v1, whole genome shotgun sequence DNA harbors:
- the LOC109724815 gene encoding transforming growth factor-beta receptor type 3-like protein produces the protein MASAVVNNVAISPEGFLPSYGWLSPRVSFSRDLSPSSAADATAAPSPETPDLEASAGEMEFIDFEFRLEDPVAMLPADELFADGKLVPLRLAAAPTPPAAAEQAANAAAVGEVGAAPELRRRAELAGPDPYVFSPKAPSCSSRWRELLGLRRSRTTPTKPDRDKPSSSPSAAASRSPNPNPNPNPNPSPGASRSLKHLLHRGAAARSGGAIEPSLSLPLLRDSDSESLSPAPSRIRRRADASSAAAPPPPPPPPPPPPTTRGASVDSPRMNPSGKVVFQGLERSSSSPGSFPGGGLPKTRLRGMERSYSANVRVTPVLNVPVCSLRGSTKSVSVFGLGPLFSPQKNHRDPPGPGPRPRKTPTTPGPRE, from the coding sequence ATGGCCTCCGCCGTAGTCAACAACGTCGCCATCTCCCCCGAGGGTTTCCTCCCCTCCTACGGTTGGCTCAGCCCTAGGGTTTCCTTCAGCCGCGacctctccccctcctccgccgccgacgctacggcggcgccgtcgccggagaCGCCGGATCTCGAGGCCTCCGCGGGGGAGATGGAGTTCATCGACTTCGAGTTCCGGCTGGAGGATCCCGTCGCCATGCTCCCCGCCGACGAGCTCTTTGCCGACGGGAAGCTCGTCCCGCTCAGGCTCGCGGCGGCGCCAACGCcccccgcggcggcggagcaggCGGCGAACGCCGCGGCGGTcggggaggtcggggcggcgcCGGAGCTGCGGCGGAGGGCGGAGCTCGCCGGGCCGGATCCGTACGTGTTCTCTCCCAAGGCCCCGAGCTGCTCGAGCCGGTGGAGGGAGCTCCTCGGGCTCCGGAGGTCGAGGACCACCCCCACGAAGCCCGATCGCGACAAGCCctcgtcctctccctccgccgccgcctcccgaagccctaaccctaaccctaaccctaaccctaatcccagCCCTGGCGCCAGCAGGTCCCTGAAGCACCTCCTCCACCGCGGCGCGGCCGCGAGGTCGGGGGGCGCGATCGAGCCCTCCCTGAGCCTCCCGCTCCTCCGCGACTCCGACTCCGAGTCGCTCTCCCCCGCCCCGTCCCGCATCCGCCGCCGCGCCgacgcctcctccgccgccgctcctccgccgccgccgccgccgccgccgccgccgccgacgacgaggGGGGCGTCGGTGGATAGCCCCCGCATGAACCCCTCGGGGAAGGTGGTGTTCCAGGGCCTGGAGCGGAGCTCGAGCAGCCCCGGGAGCTTCCCCGGAGGTGGTCTGCCGAAGACCCGGCTCAGGGGGATGGAGCGCTCCTACTCCGCCAACGTCCGGGTCACCCCGGTTCTCAACGTCCCGGTTTGCTCCCTCCGCGGCTCGACCAAATCAGTCTCGGTCTTCGGGCTCGGCCCACTCTTCTCCCCCCAGAAGAACCACCGCGACCCGCCCGGTCCAGGCCCGCGGCCCAGAAAAACCCCTACTACACCCGGTCCACGAGAGTAA